Genomic segment of Thunnus thynnus chromosome 21, fThuThy2.1, whole genome shotgun sequence:
TACTCAGATTTTTTTGCAATGTTAACTAAGACCTTAATGAAATttaaggtctttttttttttctttaatcaccGGGACTATAAAGTTCTAGCATGTAGACTCTCTGCTTTATCAATCCCAGTCTTGTTTCATGCATCGCTGAACGTAACTAGAGCTTCTACTCACAGCTGAATACCTACAGCATATTCCCTTACTGTATATCTTTCATCTCTTGGCAGCTCATCCCCCCAAACATACcattcatacagtacatgatgCTCTACTATTGTGTAGCATGGCATGGAATAGATAAACAAACTCatggaaaaaaagacactgcACATCATCTTATAATGTAatccttttttaatttcttttcagtCATCCCGTGATCTCGTCTGCTTTGTCCAATTGGACAACTTAAATGTCTACTACGGCAAAGATTTGAAGACAAAATACAAGGCCCCGACTGACTTCTGCTTTGTTCTGAAGGTAAGTTGGCTTTAAATTGTTTCCTTATTAGTCTAATTTGCCTCAAAGTCACATACTTTCACTGTGGAACGGATAAACAGAAAAGCTGTTATTTCCTCTCACCatgacactgacactgacacaaTTTACAGTAGCTGTTATACTGGTTGGTGCTATTTTGCATAGCTTACACAGTCTATTGCACAGTGCAAGAGATATTAATGCAGAATTTAGTTCTGCATGGTAGTTTCTGAGTGTACAGCATTGTCAGCTTTGCAGCTGCTCGCTCTACTGGAGATGTGAAAAGCAATAAATAGTTAAATTTGAAGAAGTGAAAGAAGACAGTTTTACTTTAATTCATCTGAAAGTGGCGAGAGTGAAAAATGAACAAGATGACTTTTTTAAACAGTTcctaatttttttaaaagaaatcgAAAGTGTCATGCGTTTCATTAAAAGAGTACTTTCAAATCTGAGCATATTAGCAATGATGGAAGTATACTGCTCTCATTTAAGGCTAAGAAGTGCTGACGGAAATGGAAAAAGCAAGAACCTGATGAGTTGCTGGTCAGTCTTAAAGGGATATGAAAGTctcctttatttctttttcctctatCTCGTCTGGGAAACACTAGAATCAGCAGATACTATTAGACTAGATGTTGAGGATCAAAGCAAAAAGAGCTTAGAGAGGCAAAGAAACTGAATTACCTTCCAGTGAAAGAGAGTCCTCAAGGTCCGAGCTGAAGGGAGGAGGCTATAAGGTGCCGCTCGGCCAAGGGCAAGGGAAAATGACCTGTCAGAGCGGACATTTTGGAAGGCTAGCCGGGTTTCATGTAATCTCTTATCCTATCCTTATTGTTGTTTGTAAAGCTCAATAAAAGCAGCTATTTTTGGTAGATGGTGATGAAGATGATATGACAATAAGTGAAGCTGCCAAAGTGTTCAATTCAATGTGTGTTCAACTGTGTTCAATGAAGGTGTGTTTTGTAGCTATTCAAGGATGCCAGCAAAAACAATTTAGCAGTTAAATATTCAGAGCTGCCTGAGGTGATCTCTAATAACATCCCCATTATGTAGAACTGATATCAGGACAATAAGCTTAAATTGTAACTTCCTGTTCAGAGGAAAAACTGACGCTTGAGCTAAAATTACACCTATACAGTAAGCATTGTACAACAAATATCTTTGTAATCATTACAATGGGGTGAGAGTGCATTTCCTACTATTTTAGAAAACACTATTTGAGCATGTGACTCAAGCATCTGATTGATCCTGTCACAAGATTACATCATGTACCTTCTGGTCCTCCTTCTGTTTATGTTCACAAATGCTGTCTGGACAATCCTAGACAATATAAgttcaaaatataaaatcaaatttaacttGTATTGGCCTTTAACACCCTTTCTAGATTCACTCTGCCCCCTTGTGGTATCCTGTGATACCCTTAATATAACCAAATTATCTAGTGGAAAACACTGAATCATATCTAATCACAGCATGAGTCAAGggatatttttctttctttgaataTACTAAAATAGAGTAGTAGGACAACAGCCAGAAAGAAGGAGGTCACAGTGACGCATCGTCTCCCTAGACACTACTATTGAGTGTGTTTTGGTCTGTCGTTGCCCCAGAAAACAGCTTATTACACTTTAAATGGAAACTATATTGAAAAGCAAGGTCGTAATCTGTTACAGTGTGTTCAGCGTCAAAGTTTTTTAGCATTAGAGACTCCTGGAAAATGAGAGGATTTGTGTAAATGTGGAATTTTGTTAAggaaactaaaaaacaaaaaggaatactacaatttgtactttttgtattttccaAACTAGTACTTCTTAGAGTATATTACTGACATAATGATGTTTATTCTTTGTATTTGTCTGCACAGCATCCTCAGATCCAGAAGGATTCTCAGTATATCAAGTACCTGTGCTGTGATGATGCTTGGTCCATGAATCTTTGGGTCACTGGAATACGAATTGCAAAGGTAAATTGGAGCAATTCTACATTTAATGATAAGCTATAATTTCCACTAATCCAGAAGATACTAGTATAAACTCTGCGGTGTGTTTCTTGCACTTCCAGTACGGTGTGTCGCTGTatgaaaactttaaaacagcCGAGAGGAAGGCTGCTGTCAGCTCTGTGTGGACGAACCGCAGCACTCCATCAAGCTCCAATCCATCAACGCCCTCACCCACCGTCAAAGGTAGCACAGCACACAATCTCCCCTTAACTGAGTGTTTCGCTGATTATGTGACGGCTAACTGACAGTGTGAAACAAGCCAGATGTAGTGATatgaacagaaacattttcactgtgCAGTATGTTCACTCATgagtgtttcttcttctgtcccaGCCAAATCACCGAGCCAGGCCAACGGGCACATGTCAAAGCCCCAATCAAGACCTGTTTCTACGGTATAAATTTCAATGTTTgggatgattattttcattatgaatcaATATGTTTATTATGATTTTGGTTGATCAATGAATTGTTTCTTTAAATATcgggaaaagaaaaaatgtaaggAGAAACACCACAAGTTCTCAGGGCCTAAGATGTCATCTTACTATCTCTTAATACACAGCTGGAAACCCAAATAGATTCAGATTATGATAGTATGAAATAGGGAAAACTACAAATCCTCAAACTCAACAATTAATctatctataaaatgttagacaGCAGTGGAAAGGGCCCAAGGAGACAGTATTTGATGacttaatacagaaaaaagcagcCAAATTATCAGCAAATTtatgtttgagaagctggaaacagataATTTCTTGACTTTTTAGGGGATTGAAAAATTTAGTATTGTTCATGCTTTAAGATGGTGGACTCAGCAGACAGATATCTAAGAAAGAATCATCAAAATCAAAGTAGTAAAGgccgagatatcctgacttttagtctgGGAAGAGCTACAAAAATActagatcctacatttcccatgatgcaaccaAGACTATCTCTCTGATATAAAGACCCTGCCCAAACACAGGCCTTTGgttaaaataaattgtaaaacTTTGTCCACTTCCTGTTCATCTTGTATCATTATGTTATGTTCTGTGTCTTCTCAGGACTTTGGAAATCTCCCGCCCCCACCACTGGACGATTTCCTACCCCCACCACCTCCAGACCCagccctccctcctccaccacctcctatGTCTGCCAAGGCTGCCCTCAAACCTGCCCCTCCCCAGCGACAACTGCCAACCAACTTCCCTCCACCTCCGCCTGCAATGGAcaacctccctcctcccccGCCAGATCCACCCATGGACGACAGCTCAGAATCTCCACCAGacttcctccctccccctcctccggCTGCTGGCTTCGGTTCTCTGCCACCTCCTCCGCCGGTCAACTCTCTACCACCTCCACCGGCTCGTTTCGGTGGTATGGACCAgtctctgcctcctccaccaCCAGATCCAGGGTTCCTACCGCCTCCACCTCAGCCAGTATTCATAAGCGCTGGAGCACCCCCTCCGCCTCCgccacctcctccacctgctGCTCCGGCCCCGCAAGCAGCTCTGCGGCCTGCCGGGTCAGTGAGGAAGATGCCTCCTGCTCCGCCAAAGAGGACTACACCGGCACTGCAAGAaggagggggtggaggaggaggtggggacTTTATGTCAGAACTGATGCTTGCCATGCAGAAGAAGCGCAGCGATCATTAACCTGAGGAggctgaatataaatataggtCCAACTTAACCTTTAATCGGCCTCTTCTtaagctgagaaaaaaaaaagctcatctGTACCTTACATCTCCAGGTAGAAACTACCTACTTGAGATAAATTAAGACTCAAGACTCATTTGCATTCATCATCCTTTTTCTTAACTGCTTATTTACAGCCTAATCTTTCATTAATCGAGTAAATCCACTCGAGGATGTGTTTTACTTCTTCTTATCGTCACCAGCATATTGGATCTTCACAATGTGCAGAATTTTACACTAGTAGAATTTCTTTTTGttgaggaaagtttctctgttgaggaatgtttctctgtgttcactgaaCATCTGTATTAAAGGTAcctgagcatgatttgtgacagcACAAATTGTTTGGAACCAATCGTGGTCACATATGCAACCTACACAATTGTGGAGAAGCCTCGGGTGGTCATACACACTGAGAGCTGTCTTTTCAGTGAAGttagacatcttgtgtccagcaatgaaacttttgaaaatgaaaactgtttgcATTGAAAGGAATGcatgtcattttaagatttCATAACCAGCTAACTGATGTTTCTGGTGTACAAATGTTATTGTTTAAAGCAGAATAGTTTTTAAACATGTCTTAGAACCCTCCATGTCCGGAGGGAAACTTAATACTTCAAAGACTGTTATATATGATCAAAGATCAATTTTATACAGTGTTTGGAAACCAGTcgattttttaacattttttttaactcagaaacttctgttttaataaaaaacaggGTAATTTTATGTACATTATGAAATACTGTCATGCATGTCATGCTGTAATGCTGTATTCATACTTTAAGGAATCATTTATACAGAACTGTACATACTGTCATGTTTTCTGAGATggatgtaaatactgtaaaaatgcatATCCTGCTTTTACAGAGAATACAGCGTTTACTTGATTACAGTTCGTTTTTAAAACACTGTtagttaaatacatttttcacattccTGGTGGCGTAAGAAATGCATGAACTGAACATAATTTCTTATTCGATTGAATTTCTGGGTCTACTTTCTTCTGTCACTGTGTGGAGcctgctgtgattggctgctttAAAAGCATGTTATATGAAGATGTTAAAGCCACATAATCAATTAACATAACGCCTCAAAAATCCTATAAAACCctcagaaatgtaaaaagcacTGGACCTGGTTTCCATTTACTGGCtctggtgtgtgtatatgtgtgtgtttgggagacAACATATGAACATCTGAAAGCATGTTATGAGATGAATTGTCAATCTGGATCCTTAAAAAAGCAACACAACAGGCTTCCCAAGCAACTTCATCTTTGTCTTTATTCTGCAATTATAACATGTACAGGTGTATTTTCAACTgccaaactgtaaaaatacaattttatgaGCTAACTACAATTAGAGTTTAATTTTTTGTGGCCATGAGAACTGTATCTGATAGCTGTCAGTCACCGTATCCACACAGAATAGGTATAAtcagctgaaa
This window contains:
- the apbb1ip gene encoding amyloid beta A4 precursor protein-binding family B member 1-interacting protein, which encodes MDDIDAMFSDLLGEMDLLTQSLGQETVPPASSLPSNDNLNFSIGFTDPNESLNELTDNDLDALMADLVADLNATEEKLAADINDLKVLSPPKQDLPPAPTGLASLPSPPSSASSNASTTSSASSLPPPPPQGAKPTMEEIEAQMKADKIKLALEKLKEAKVKKLVVKVLMNDGSSKTLMVDERQTVREVLENMFEKTHCDCNVDWSLCETNPELQLERTFEDHENLVEPLSAWTRDSENKVLFQERKEKNEVFKNPQNFYLWKKDKRALKEIKDRDKDILIQENFCGTSIIVPDLEGVLYLKEDGKKSWKQRLFQLRASGIYYVPKGKTKSSRDLVCFVQLDNLNVYYGKDLKTKYKAPTDFCFVLKHPQIQKDSQYIKYLCCDDAWSMNLWVTGIRIAKYGVSLYENFKTAERKAAVSSVWTNRSTPSSSNPSTPSPTVKAKSPSQANGHMSKPQSRPVSTDFGNLPPPPLDDFLPPPPPDPALPPPPPPMSAKAALKPAPPQRQLPTNFPPPPPAMDNLPPPPPDPPMDDSSESPPDFLPPPPPAAGFGSLPPPPPVNSLPPPPARFGGMDQSLPPPPPDPGFLPPPPQPVFISAGAPPPPPPPPPPAAPAPQAALRPAGSVRKMPPAPPKRTTPALQEGGGGGGGGDFMSELMLAMQKKRSDH